One Pirellulales bacterium DNA window includes the following coding sequences:
- a CDS encoding enoyl-CoA hydratase/isomerase family protein, giving the protein MIELEHRGPVTILHMVRGRGNALDIAFLTALSDALEQIERSDSGAVVITGQGRVFGAGVDLPALAAGGPEYVREFIPAMINGFERLVKFPKPLVAAVNGHAIAGGAIVMMACDVKLLARGTARIGLTEVLVGVQFPAWALEIARFVTPPQHFQELILTGRTWQPVDAHARGLVDELVDAEQLLDRACEVAGELAALPAGTYAATKAAVRRPLVEAAQRQTLAEASSVIDRWCSPEVLASVQAYAARTIKARS; this is encoded by the coding sequence ATGATCGAACTCGAACATCGCGGTCCGGTGACAATTCTGCACATGGTGCGTGGCCGAGGGAATGCGCTCGATATCGCGTTTCTCACGGCGCTGTCCGATGCGCTTGAGCAAATCGAACGCAGCGACAGTGGGGCTGTGGTGATCACGGGGCAGGGGCGCGTTTTCGGTGCGGGCGTCGACTTACCGGCGCTTGCGGCCGGGGGGCCAGAATATGTTCGCGAGTTCATCCCCGCTATGATCAACGGCTTCGAGCGGCTGGTGAAATTTCCCAAACCGCTGGTGGCGGCGGTCAACGGCCATGCTATCGCCGGCGGGGCCATTGTAATGATGGCCTGCGATGTGAAGCTGCTGGCGCGCGGCACGGCGCGGATCGGTCTCACCGAGGTGTTGGTCGGCGTGCAGTTTCCGGCCTGGGCCCTCGAGATCGCGCGGTTTGTCACACCGCCGCAACATTTCCAGGAGTTGATTCTGACAGGTCGAACCTGGCAGCCCGTCGACGCGCACGCACGAGGATTGGTTGACGAACTGGTGGACGCCGAGCAACTGCTCGACCGTGCCTGCGAAGTTGCCGGCGAATTGGCCGCACTTCCCGCCGGCACGTACGCGGCGACCAAAGCGGCGGTGCGTCGACCCCTGGTCGAGGCAGCCCAGCGGCAGACATTGGCCGAGGCCTCGTCAGTGATCGACCGCTGGTGCTCGCCGGAGGTTTTGGCAAGTGTGCAGGCCTACGCGGCACGTACGATCAAGGCCCGCAGCTAG
- a CDS encoding lipid-binding SYLF domain-containing protein, with protein MNARHSILAVALITAFGSVPTESRGQAGEAQTVNAAIEVFQGFTAFRAQSIPQSMLADAQAVAIIPNVVKGGFVIAGRFGRGVLLVREPNGVWRAPVFVTFTGGSVGWQVGLQSSDVVLVFKNRKGVESMLSGSEFTLGADASIAAGPVGRQASAGTDVKLNAEIYSYSRSRGLFAGVSLDGSVLKVDNNAAALFYGPSGVVPPQAAQLVELVAKTTVGGPENPAMVDAAAAGAPVGGATPEQVRAALVASSRQLDPLLDENWKKYLALPPQVLAGQPPVRSDLVATVARYDQIVQDAQYKALTDRPEFRNTRDLLHRFLTASDAAEAAATASNGLGALPPPPGTVPAPVLPSPQ; from the coding sequence ATGAACGCGCGACACTCCATCCTCGCCGTGGCCCTGATTACTGCATTCGGTTCCGTCCCCACGGAATCCCGCGGGCAGGCCGGAGAGGCCCAAACCGTGAACGCCGCCATCGAAGTATTCCAAGGCTTCACAGCCTTCCGCGCGCAATCGATTCCGCAGTCGATGTTGGCCGACGCTCAGGCCGTGGCCATCATCCCCAATGTCGTCAAAGGAGGCTTTGTGATCGCCGGACGATTTGGTCGCGGCGTCTTATTGGTGCGCGAGCCGAACGGCGTTTGGCGTGCGCCGGTTTTCGTAACCTTCACCGGCGGCAGTGTCGGCTGGCAGGTGGGCCTGCAATCGTCCGACGTCGTGTTGGTATTCAAAAACCGCAAAGGTGTCGAATCGATGCTCTCGGGCAGTGAGTTCACGCTAGGAGCCGACGCCTCGATCGCCGCCGGCCCAGTCGGTAGGCAAGCCTCGGCCGGCACCGACGTAAAGCTCAACGCCGAGATCTATTCCTACTCGCGCAGTCGCGGCCTATTCGCAGGCGTATCGCTCGATGGTTCGGTGCTGAAGGTCGACAATAACGCGGCCGCTCTTTTCTATGGTCCCAGCGGCGTCGTGCCGCCGCAGGCGGCGCAATTGGTGGAACTGGTGGCCAAGACTACCGTAGGCGGACCGGAAAATCCCGCGATGGTCGACGCCGCCGCAGCCGGCGCCCCGGTCGGAGGTGCAACACCCGAGCAAGTGCGCGCGGCGCTAGTCGCCTCGTCGCGGCAACTCGATCCGCTGCTCGACGAGAATTGGAAAAAGTATCTGGCACTGCCGCCGCAAGTGCTGGCCGGGCAGCCGCCGGTTCGCTCCGACCTGGTGGCCACGGTGGCCCGCTACGACCAGATCGTGCAAGATGCGCAGTACAAGGCGCTCACCGATCGGCCAGAATTTCGTAACACACGTGATCTGCTGCATCGCTTTCTGACAGCGAGCGATGCGGCCGAGGCCGCGGCCACCGCCAGCAATGGGCTCGGCGCGCTCCCGCCTCCGCCAGGAACCGTCCCGGCCCCCGTATTGCCCAGCCCGCAATAA
- a CDS encoding DUF1501 domain-containing protein, whose amino-acid sequence MNHVAGLRALADQATIARAALPKAKSVIYIFLSGGLAQQDSFDMKPDAPDAIRGEFKPIATRTPGIQICEHLPRLAERSEMWSLVRSMAHTHPDHSAGHLLMLSGRSELSLGFDGTKPKNSDWPSMAAVANTVCTGRNNLPPSIVLPEVLIHREGRVIPGQFAGEMGAHRNPMFVNYSPFNAQSYGAWPEYGFSHARAGENPAGFVFQAPNLSLPVEMDARRLNERLGLLDTIDAQRTMLERAADNKPFDRYRQQAISLLADPQTQRAFSVTDADPKVLDRYGRNTFGWSLLIARQLIEAGVNMVQVNLGNDETWDTHVNAFPILKDFLFPPTDRAVSALLDDLAERGLLESTLIVMAGEMGRTPKISTLPQFKGKPGRDHWGTQTVFFAGGGVRGGTVIGSTDKIGAFPAANPQKPENMAATIYQALGIPRELAWHDVNDRPHFIYHGDPIPGLRAEESQT is encoded by the coding sequence ATGAATCACGTGGCCGGCCTGCGGGCACTGGCCGATCAGGCGACGATCGCGCGTGCAGCGCTCCCAAAGGCCAAGTCGGTCATTTACATCTTCCTGTCTGGGGGTTTGGCGCAGCAGGACAGCTTCGACATGAAGCCCGACGCGCCTGACGCAATCCGCGGCGAGTTCAAACCGATCGCCACGCGCACTCCCGGTATCCAGATATGCGAGCACTTGCCGCGTCTGGCCGAGCGCAGCGAGATGTGGTCGCTAGTGCGGTCAATGGCTCATACCCATCCCGACCATTCGGCCGGCCACCTGCTGATGCTCAGCGGCCGCTCGGAGCTATCTCTCGGTTTCGATGGCACCAAGCCCAAGAATAGCGACTGGCCCTCGATGGCGGCCGTGGCCAACACCGTCTGCACGGGGCGGAACAATCTGCCGCCGAGCATTGTGCTGCCGGAGGTACTGATTCATCGCGAGGGGCGAGTTATTCCCGGGCAATTCGCCGGCGAAATGGGCGCACATCGCAATCCCATGTTTGTCAATTATTCGCCTTTCAACGCTCAATCGTACGGGGCATGGCCCGAGTATGGCTTTAGTCACGCCCGCGCGGGCGAAAACCCTGCCGGCTTTGTCTTTCAAGCGCCCAATCTATCACTGCCTGTCGAGATGGACGCACGGCGATTGAACGAACGGTTGGGACTGCTCGATACGATCGACGCGCAGCGGACGATGCTAGAACGTGCCGCCGACAACAAGCCTTTCGATCGTTACCGTCAGCAAGCGATTTCACTGTTGGCCGACCCGCAAACGCAACGGGCATTCAGCGTGACCGATGCCGATCCCAAGGTGTTGGATCGTTATGGCCGCAACACGTTTGGCTGGTCGCTTCTAATCGCGCGGCAACTGATCGAGGCTGGCGTCAACATGGTGCAGGTCAACTTGGGAAATGACGAAACCTGGGACACGCACGTCAACGCCTTCCCGATTCTGAAGGATTTTCTTTTTCCGCCGACCGATCGCGCGGTCTCGGCATTGCTCGACGACCTCGCCGAGCGCGGCTTACTCGAGTCGACGCTGATTGTGATGGCTGGCGAGATGGGACGCACGCCCAAGATCTCGACGCTTCCGCAATTCAAAGGCAAGCCGGGACGCGACCATTGGGGAACCCAAACGGTTTTCTTCGCCGGCGGCGGAGTGCGCGGCGGCACTGTCATTGGGTCGACGGACAAAATTGGCGCCTTCCCGGCCGCCAATCCGCAAAAGCCCGAAAACATGGCCGCCACTATTTACCAGGCACTGGGCATTCCTCGCGAGCTCGCCTGGCACGACGTTAACGATCGCCCCCACTTCATTTACCACGGCGACCCCATCCCAGGTTTAAGGGCGGAAGAGTCGCAAACCTAG
- a CDS encoding DUF3365 domain-containing protein: MSTMHKHRRFSLGLCLTILTLGAAMTARSVASGADDAKAVEENRELNRARREVKLLDDIYKTAIVLITKHYVEEDSDLPAGEAFKVLFAGMKEKGWHEVRLLDATGEPLNAENSPQDTFEKNAITALLAGKPYYEEQAAKDGKRFLRAATPLPIVMDKCTMCHSNYRDQKVIGALGYTLPLDAVSATR, encoded by the coding sequence ATGTCCACAATGCATAAACATCGCCGTTTTTCCCTAGGTCTTTGTCTGACAATACTGACGCTGGGGGCCGCAATGACAGCGCGGTCGGTGGCGTCTGGCGCCGACGATGCCAAGGCAGTCGAGGAAAACCGCGAGCTCAATCGGGCTCGCCGTGAAGTAAAGCTGCTCGACGATATCTATAAAACGGCCATCGTGTTAATCACCAAGCATTATGTCGAAGAGGATTCCGACCTACCGGCGGGGGAAGCCTTCAAGGTTCTGTTCGCAGGAATGAAGGAGAAAGGCTGGCACGAAGTGCGTCTTCTCGATGCCACGGGCGAGCCCCTGAACGCGGAGAACTCCCCCCAAGACACGTTTGAAAAAAACGCAATCACGGCACTTCTGGCGGGCAAGCCCTATTACGAAGAGCAGGCTGCCAAGGACGGCAAGCGATTTCTGCGTGCCGCGACGCCGCTCCCGATCGTAATGGACAAATGTACGATGTGTCACAGCAACTATCGAGACCAAAAAGTGATTGGTGCCCTCGGCTACACATTGCCATTGGACGCCGTGAGCGCGACTCGCTGA
- a CDS encoding Rrf2 family transcriptional regulator → MLTQTVEYALRALVALAARPDHPQTNRQLAEVTKVSGPYLSKVLQLLTKEGLVVAHRGVRGGFSLGRPARQITILAAVNAVDPIHRITVCPLGLKAHGKRLCPLHKKMDAALAQMEKAFGSTTLADVLAEPSQSVPLCNFPRPACP, encoded by the coding sequence GTGCTGACACAAACTGTCGAATACGCATTGCGGGCTTTAGTGGCACTCGCTGCGCGGCCGGACCACCCGCAGACTAATCGCCAATTAGCCGAGGTCACCAAAGTATCCGGTCCCTACCTGTCGAAGGTGTTGCAGCTGCTCACCAAGGAGGGGTTGGTCGTGGCGCATCGCGGCGTGCGCGGTGGCTTTAGCCTCGGGCGGCCCGCCCGGCAAATCACAATCCTTGCAGCAGTCAATGCTGTCGACCCCATTCATCGCATCACGGTCTGCCCCTTGGGGCTCAAGGCGCACGGCAAGCGATTGTGCCCATTGCACAAAAAGATGGACGCGGCGCTTGCGCAGATGGAGAAGGCATTCGGCTCTACAACGCTGGCCGACGTGCTGGCCGAGCCGAGCCAAAGCGTGCCACTGTGCAACTTCCCGCGGCCGGCTTGTCCGTGA
- a CDS encoding IPT/TIG domain-containing protein: MPRCTTLAVEGLEDRRLLTLLGQQIYPADNPWNQNIANAPVAANSAAIITKIGTSVRLHPDWGADSAANGNDPLYGIPVNIVHGNSTAKVNVSIDNYPDESDIVPVPIPANAVLEGDFQNGPNLNGGGYGENGNPNQRGDSHLIIWDEDNNIAYELYGVSRPNDPTLFPNNDDVEVTKTDNAWHAAQETVWNMNTDTFRTLGATSADAAGLSILAGLARPDEGLPVSEGGQGAINHALRVTLPGSDVNPQYTYPASHEVSESQGSNKLPLGGRLRLENTPAINSLIANMPPESQIVARAMQQYGLIVADIGSAMYVTGTSASENANGQISQTWNLDDIFASNGLEVLTAGDFQVVDLTPRVTSLSASSGAAGSAITITGQNFSGAAGHLSVLFGTTPASSITIVSDSQITAVVPQGSGTVPVTVQSGVNETDHISDNPNANVNAPIFGYGVSASTSADQFTFTTSSLPGDANHDGVVNGLDIQTVASHWLTNGPTGDVNSDGLVNGLDIQVIASRWLATAGGAAGTMFTADGETTATTLSASLVTSLNVPARGVNLPPDGNAHEQSADWGPMASSERFVPTRGTELRIKDDSDRATLASEFATFVSPGEDESPRSRAAVPRIRPL; the protein is encoded by the coding sequence GTGCCGCGGTGCACCACGTTGGCCGTCGAAGGATTGGAAGATCGCCGGTTGCTGACGCTGCTGGGGCAGCAAATCTATCCCGCCGACAACCCCTGGAATCAGAATATCGCGAATGCGCCAGTGGCAGCGAACTCGGCAGCCATCATCACTAAGATCGGCACTTCCGTCCGTCTCCATCCCGATTGGGGCGCTGATAGTGCTGCCAACGGAAATGACCCTCTGTACGGAATTCCGGTGAATATCGTACACGGCAACAGCACGGCCAAAGTGAACGTGAGCATCGACAATTATCCCGACGAAAGCGACATCGTGCCGGTGCCGATTCCCGCGAACGCCGTCCTGGAAGGGGATTTCCAAAACGGACCGAATCTAAACGGCGGGGGTTATGGTGAAAATGGCAACCCAAACCAGCGGGGCGATTCGCATCTCATCATCTGGGACGAAGATAATAACATCGCCTATGAGCTGTATGGCGTGTCTCGACCGAATGACCCCACGCTTTTTCCCAATAACGATGACGTCGAGGTAACCAAGACGGATAACGCCTGGCATGCGGCACAGGAAACGGTCTGGAACATGAATACCGACACGTTTCGCACGTTGGGGGCCACTTCGGCGGATGCCGCCGGACTATCGATCCTGGCGGGGCTGGCCCGGCCTGACGAGGGATTACCGGTCTCAGAAGGAGGCCAGGGGGCCATCAACCACGCGCTACGCGTGACCTTGCCCGGCAGCGACGTAAATCCTCAATACACGTATCCCGCCTCACACGAGGTCAGCGAATCTCAGGGTTCGAACAAGTTGCCGCTCGGGGGTCGGTTGCGGCTAGAGAATACACCCGCCATCAACTCGCTCATCGCGAACATGCCCCCCGAATCGCAGATCGTTGCCCGGGCCATGCAGCAGTATGGCCTGATCGTTGCGGACATCGGCAGCGCCATGTATGTCACCGGCACATCGGCTAGTGAGAACGCTAACGGCCAGATCAGTCAGACTTGGAACTTGGACGATATTTTCGCTAGCAACGGGCTCGAAGTTCTGACCGCCGGCGACTTCCAAGTGGTCGACCTGACACCGCGCGTCACCAGCCTGAGCGCCTCGAGCGGCGCGGCGGGCAGTGCGATTACGATAACGGGGCAAAACTTCTCCGGCGCGGCGGGCCACCTGTCCGTGTTATTCGGAACGACGCCGGCCAGTTCGATAACGATCGTCAGCGACTCGCAAATCACGGCCGTTGTTCCGCAAGGTTCAGGGACGGTGCCTGTCACCGTGCAATCTGGCGTCAACGAAACCGATCATATCAGCGACAATCCCAACGCCAATGTGAATGCCCCCATTTTTGGCTATGGCGTCTCGGCCAGCACTTCCGCCGATCAGTTCACATTTACGACATCTTCCCTCCCTGGCGACGCCAATCACGACGGCGTGGTGAACGGTCTCGACATTCAAACCGTGGCGTCGCACTGGCTCACAAATGGTCCTACGGGGGATGTGAATAGCGATGGCTTGGTCAATGGTCTGGACATCCAGGTCATTGCGTCGCGTTGGCTGGCCACCGCGGGCGGAGCAGCCGGCACGATGTTTACTGCTGACGGCGAGACAACCGCCACGACGCTAAGTGCCTCGCTCGTGACAAGCCTCAATGTGCCGGCGCGCGGCGTCAATTTGCCGCCAGACGGGAACGCCCATGAACAGTCTGCGGATTGGGGTCCAATGGCGTCGAGCGAACGGTTTGTCCCCACGCGCGGCACCGAGCTCCGTATCAAGGACGATTCTGACCGTGCGACGCTGGCGAGCGAGTTCGCGACGTTTGTATCCCCTGGCGAGGACGAGTCGCCGCGATCGCGGGCAGCGGTCCCACGGATCCGCCCGCTCTAA